In Helicoverpa zea isolate HzStark_Cry1AcR chromosome 3, ilHelZeax1.1, whole genome shotgun sequence, the sequence ACCTTCTTACAACGTCATTAGTTTATGATTGGATGCTCATACCTATATTGCTGACTTGCTGCGCACACTAATACAATTATGTCAAGGTTTCTCATtatcaagaaacaaaaaaatcaatacaTAGCCATATATCTAAAAACTTGTCTGAAACTTAACTGAAGTAAGCTATATAGTTCATATAAGGTAGCTATCCTTAGAGTGTATCTTTATGTAAAAATACTcttcaaaaaaaagataagaaaTAACCATAGGTACGTCAAGTAGATGGTACGGATACAAACTTCATTAAAATCTAGAGACTCCTTAAACATAACATTCTGCATTTCTCGAGCACAACCCACGATACCACCGTTTTGTGAAAATCAACTCGGATATTAAGAATAGGCAAGTACTGACTACTAACTATGTAATCAGCAGCACTTATCTACTCCGAAAAAAACCCATAGtgcttaggtatttttttatcttctaaATGCAATAATCTTGCACGAGTCATATTGAGATAGAAAGCTGCAACAATGTCCTCGTATTTACAGTGTGATGAACACTTGTTTACGTAAGAATGTCTTTACATCATTAATAAGATGATTTAATGTATCGATAATGTGGGTTACCAAACTTtacagatataaataaacatgaaaacatCAGTACATTTCTAATACTTGCAAACGACACGTGGCTAGgtctgccatccgtccgggtttccccagatttgtcctcgtttggaggccgtccgggggccgtccgggaggggtttcaagaagtgtccggggaaaacccggacacttttcatgtaaggaagcaccacattgaatttaagtatatgttaatagtaaatggattacaaattaggtattattttgtttaaaaaaaaatcgtactcgttcggtgaaaaaatgcgatttacgccaaatgtccgggtttttttaatgtttgtccgggtttggcgaaattcgagatggcagccctacacgTGGCTAAACTAGCGTTAGAAAAACTACTGCATGAACACCTATGGAGTGCAATATACACAACTAATCTACCGCAAAACTAGCTCCTGGGCCCTTATTTATTAGTGGAAACCGATGACAATTTACtggcaaaaactgaaataagTCATTTGAAGTCATTATGCATCTACCTATAGCATCTGTATCTTCTAGGCCGTTTATCCGGAAAATATTTCAGCGAACATCAATCAAATATTCATATACCAACAATTCGTTATTGTGTCGGTCGTCCAACCTTGTAATCCTACAACCAATGCAACAAACAGTCTATAACAAAGACAACAATTAATTAGGTACCTTGGTACGACTTTAGTTGTATCAAGAACAAAAGACACTAGCCCAGAGCTCTATCTCTATAGAACATCCTCATCCTAGGTGCAGGCAgaccctaacataattattaatataaaagaatatAATGACTTTATATTACCTGTGATATTACCATCTAATTCAATGCGCATTCAATATTTACCTATCGGTGGCGATCGACCTCAATTCACCACAAGTGTTGAGCAATCGCTGCTTGATTGATGTCGTCGCAAACTTCGAAAGTTGCACAATCCACCAACAAAGTCATTGGACTCACACTTACCATTTTCTGCTGAATCGCCACAATGCATGCCTTTATTtcgcaaaaataatattgttattattcgAAACGAGCAAACAAAACCTACCGActataaaaacatatatttgcGTATAAAGTTTTCACAGACCTACAAATTTTACTTTtcagtaatttaattttctaaatcTTACTCTTAACTAACTTGATGACACCTTATTATACAATATCATtaatcctgcgcagctggctgatctcctcatatgagaacagccgctttggccgacaatcggctaggaCATCATTGTCACTGTCACtacacctacctacctacctacctgctAAACTTGATTAAGATTAGGATTTGCCAGAAAAGATGCTGgtagtttaatttagttctatCTAGAAGTAGATGATAAGAAGATTATCAAAGAAAGTGTTATCAAAGATTTTCTccgttataattattaattagtaaATATTGACCAAAAACCCTGAACAGTGAAACGATCATGCCCGTTGATGCTTGCCTACATTTTATGTGATTGAGAAAGTTTAAAATGATATACCTACTAGTTGTTAAATAAAACTTCAGGTAATATatgtaattaggtacttatattaaaatCGTATATTCGTAGTCAGTAGGTAGACATTTTTTACAGTAGATTGTTTTACATGTCTGTTGAATACCTATCTCTGTAATTTACAGTAAACTTATTCCTTCAAACCGAACTCAATGTTTTTGCATAGGAACTATGGCGAAATGACAATTAAACATAAGTCCAAATTCACCGACAggataaacgtcagttttcttaaaacaactgtttactaaaAGTTTGCTATGAATTTCCCGTTAATTATCAAGGCAAActgtcaattgttttaagaGAAACGAACGTTTACGctatcggtgaacttgggcctaaaataataaaaagtaaattgcTTGTTTACAGGATTCTGATTATGTAAAGTATATTAAAACCGCTTATACTCTTGGCGGTATTCTCGTAGAATCGCTTTTAAAAATCTAGGTATTTTCCAAACTATGTAAAAAGTCAAAACAAAAGTATTAGAATTGTAGCAATGTACAATAGTTTGTCCCATGTATACTGAAATGCTTTTTACTTATCTGTGTGGAGTTTTATTAGTTGACATTAAGATTATAATGTAATTCAGTGTTTATTGAAATGTTAAATTGGATAACTTTAATTGGAAGTCGCTATGTTCTAATCAACAATTagacaacaaaataaatgaaaaagcaCCAGCATTTTCTATTCATTGCAATCGATCATTCAAAGTATgaatatatgaataaaatagataaataaaagaatattttctgaaatattttattaggaaAACACAAATCCTCCTATACTTAATATTCGTCATTTATGTATCTATTTACAATTATTCGATTAATCAGTTTTCATGACTCATTTAACTTAtgcatatatttaattttaataatacatatagATTAACGAAGCTATGCATATCTTACGACACAACCATATACTTAACACGGTGTTTGAAAGCCGCTCCCGACGGGATCGACGGCTACATTGTTCCACcttaataaaaagaaactatAGAACTGGAACTGATGATAATTATATTTCAAACTTAACAAAAGCACGGTGTCGGCCCTGTGAGCGCGCCGGCGGGCGCGGCTCAGTAGCGCTGCCAGGCGCAGGACGAGGCGGCGGCGGAGGCGCCGGGCCGCGGCGCCGCGCCCTGCCGTCACAGCTCCGAGAAGAACTCGGGGGAGGAGTGCGGCGTGGGCGGCGCGTGCTGCGGCACGGCGTGCTCGCGCCCCACCAGCGCCAGCCGCTGCTTCAGCACGTCGCGCTCGTGTGTCACGCGCGCCACCTGCAGCTGCAGCACGTGCAGCTCGTCCTGCAGCGACCGGTTCGTCAGCTCCAGCTCCTGCCGCTGCTGTAGCCGCTTGCTGCGGCAGTTTTGTGCGTAGCCGCGGTTCTTCAGTGTACGCCGTTTCTGCTTTAGTCGGGTCACATCTTCTCTCGGGAAACCATGAAGGCGTTTGTTGAGTTCTCTCACACTTAATGTCATGAGTAAGTCATCGCTTATGAGGTCATCTCCACAGGAGGAAGGCTGGTAGGATGGATGAGGTCCGGTTCTAGGAGACATGGCCGAGCAGGAGCTGGCAGGGCGCAGCCCGACCTGTTGCATATGGTGATCTTGCTCCCGCCACTCGCGACGGTCCCATTCTTCAAAACTGCCACAAGGAACTGTACGCATGTCGAGCGGTTCTCGCATATGTGGTAACCAAAGGACGTCGTCGACTAAAGCTGCACGACAGGGACTTCGCCCGATAGGGGCCGGTGGGGTTTCTGGAGGTGTACTGGGGTCCACGGCGATCGCTACGTGAGGCTGGGGATAGGGGCCCGCATCAGGCCACGGGCGGCACGCGCGGGCACAGGCTGGCGGAGGTTCTACCATCTCTTGCCACCCCGTGCGCAAGGGTTCACGTTTCACAACATTGTGGTCCTCGAGGTGGTCGAGCTCAAAGTTCTGCACATACTCGTCGGCGAGTTGGTCGTCTTCGCCGTCGCGGTGCGGCTGCGGGGGCAGGGTCTGCATGGCGCTCGCCTGGGAGCAGTCGACGAGCGCGTGTTCCACCATGGGGCCGTGCGGGGCGCACGCCGGCCTGGAGCGGACTGCCGCCGCGACACAGGGCGGCGCGAGACTCCGCCCTCCGACCCAATGACGTACAGCGACGCGCGCATACACGTACAGCCTTTATTTTCACTGACATAAGTTCGCTAATACTAGGATAATAtcataacataatataataataacatgacATACATTACGAAACATACGTGTACTTAAGTAGCTTGTGTTTAGTAGTTAACAGTATGCATAtcacgtaggtaggtacattattgtatattattgtacctacttagtatatgttactttatttttatcatatgaATAAGATACtcaatcatttatttaccaCCGAAAATAAGACTTCCACAAAAATTTAGGTTTCAAAAAATTGGTCCTTCGTTACGGATAACTCGTAGCACCTGTGCTACATCGTACATTTTTCGTAGCAGTCTATGAGCGCTACAGGCTACGAGAAATGAATGCGTATTTTCGTAACATTTTGATCAACAACATTTTTCGTTCTCTCTTATTTCATGTTGAGTTCTGAATACCAgtattagtttttttaatgaaaagttaataaaatatcaaaacaatataCAGAAAATGCTGAAAAATATAGTATAGTAGGTAAAATAGTCATAGGTAATTAATCTCCGCTTTCAAGAAAACTAATTAAGATGTCTCTTCATTTCATATGAATTATCATATCCAATTAATGAATAGGAAGCAGGGCAGCGAGGAGGCTAACTGTAGAACAAAGTGATTTCACGCGTGGCAGCCCGCGGGGCTTGGGGTCGCGAATTACATGTAATCACCGAGTAAGCGTGACCTGCCACTCTAAACATTCAACCCCATCCTTATTATCCCTTAATAATTGAAACGATGTGCTTGTTATTCAAGATGGTTGTGATTTCAAATTAAATGcttagagatattttttttggtttcttGGCTTTGTTTTATTCTTCCGTTTTGAAATAAGTTTGGTATGTTTATAAAAGCGCTTATAAAAGCGCGAGttttagaaaacaattttaagATTTAGCAAAACTTGCTGTCCAAAAGTAAGCGGAACGATATAATAACATAAGTAGTGAACTTCCTTTTGTAATTTCATCAAGACAGATATTTGGTATATTTCGTATTTCTtgtattcaaagttttttagagaTATAGGTAAAAGAGAGCCAAGTATACCTACCAATAAGAAATTCTAGACTTTTAGTACgaaactaaaaaaatgtttcagacAAAGTTAACAACAGACCCATAGGCATCTATACAACAGTAGAGTGATAGGGTTGCGGCGCTTCGGCAGTGCGGCGCGGGTGCGCCGGCCCGTGAGCTGACGCTGCCGCCGCTGTTTGCTCAGCACGGTCAACATTGTTAGTCGCTCCGCCCGCGCCCGCAAACGTTATTACATGATTAACCCGAACGCTAACACGTATCCCACTTCTGTTTGACCTAGCTTTGTTAATTGCCCACTTCCAAACTGCGTAACTACATCAATTATTTCATCAAATCAAACAAGATGTGGAAGCGACTGTGATAAGGCCCTTTTTGATGATTTTGCGGGGTTTTCGTACTATGATTGTTTAGGATAAATTTAATTCGGTATTTAGTAAATGTCGTTTCGCAACTCCTTTTTAATGGTGTTAGTGTAACGATGTAGCTACACTTGATATGGGATTGTTATGGCACCTACATATTGAGTGCATTGTAACCTCGAACTTGAATATCGGCTTACTTAGCACTTTGTGCCAGATATATCAGGCGACAACAATACCATAAAAGCTGGCCTAT encodes:
- the LOC124646343 gene encoding neural retina-specific leucine zipper protein-like; this encodes MVEHALVDCSQASAMQTLPPQPHRDGEDDQLADEYVQNFELDHLEDHNVVKREPLRTGWQEMVEPPPACARACRPWPDAGPYPQPHVAIAVDPSTPPETPPAPIGRSPCRAALVDDVLWLPHMREPLDMRTVPCGSFEEWDRREWREQDHHMQQVGLRPASSCSAMSPRTGPHPSYQPSSCGDDLISDDLLMTLSVRELNKRLHGFPREDVTRLKQKRRTLKNRGYAQNCRSKRLQQRQELELTNRSLQDELHVLQLQVARVTHERDVLKQRLALVGREHAVPQHAPPTPHSSPEFFSEL